The proteins below come from a single Argentina anserina chromosome 1, drPotAnse1.1, whole genome shotgun sequence genomic window:
- the LOC126798658 gene encoding casein kinase 1-like protein 3 isoform X2 produces MERIVGGKYKLGRKIGSGSFGEIFLATHVDTFEIVAVKIENSKTKHPQLLYEAKLYHTLQGGSGIPSIKWSGIDGEDNVLVLDLLGPSLEDLFVYCGRKFSLKSVLLLADQMITRIEFVHSKGFLHRDIKPDNFLMGLGRKANQVYIIDFGLAKRYRDSTTNRHIPYRENKNLTGTARYASCNTHLGIEQSRRDDLESLGYVLLYFLRGSLPWQGLKAATKKQKYDKICEKKLSTPIEVLCKSHPVEFASYFHYCHSLTFDQRPDYGFLKRLFRDLFTREGYEFDYIFDWTIIKYQQSQKNRPQSQPVPGGSNIRAMPMNVDTHQGGASAAYPSEVTDRINSRISTGPGVRMQFKPPTSRNLNYDNPLEKNIAPESYTPPSTSFAGPSRRNHSKPLLPAETANTSHGHGNKVGPSGSWIQSLQRMSSAK; encoded by the exons ATGGAGCGGATCGTCGGCGGCAAGTACAAGCTTGGCCGCAAGATCGGCAGCGGATCATTCGGTGAAATCTTCCTAG CTACTCATGTCGATACCTTCGAGATCGTCGCCGTTAAGATC GAGAACAGTAAGACGAAGCATCCGCAATTGCTTTACGAGGCCAAACTATACCACACGCTTCAAGGAGGAA GTGGAATTCCGAGCATCAAGTGGTCGGGAATAGACGGCGAGGACAATGTGCTGGTTCTAGATTTGCTGGGACCGAGTCTTGAGGATTTGTTTGTGTATTGCGGGCGAAAGTTTTCACTCAAGAGTGTGTTGCTGTTAGCTGATCAAATG ATTACAAGGATAGAGTTTGTGCACTCAAAAGGTTTTCTGCATAGAGATATAAAGCCTGATAACTTTCTTATGGGTCTTGGTCGAAAAGCAAATCAG GTTTACATAATTGATTTTGGGCTTGCAAAAAGATATCGGGACTCCACCACCAATCGTCACATCCCTTATAG AGAGAATAAAAACCTTACAGGAACTGCGCGTTATGCCAGCTGCAACACTCATCTTGGAATTG AGCAAAGCCGGAGGGATGACTTGGAGTCTCTTGGATATGTTCTCCTGTATTTTCTGAGAGGAAG CCTTCCATGGCAGGGTTTAAAAGCTGCCACTAAAAAGCAAAAGTATGACAAAATTTGTGAAAAGAAGTTATCAACCCCTATTGAG GTTTTATGCAAGTCTCATCCAGTGGAGTTTGCATCATACTTCCATTACTGTCACTCGCTGACATTTGATCAGCGACCTGATTATGGATTCTTGAAACGTCTGTTCCGAGACTTGTTTACTCGTGAAG GATATGAATTTGATTACATATTTGATTGGACAATCATAAAGTaccaacaatcacaaaagaataGACCTCAATCTCAG CCAGTTCCTGGGGGAAGCAACATTCGTGCAATGCCAATGAATGTAGATACTCACCAAG GAGGTGCTAGTGCTGCTTATCCATCTGAGGTGACAGATCGTATTAACTCAAGAATTTCCACTGGTCCTGGAGTCCGGATGCAATTTAAGCCACCAACGAGCAGGAACTTAAATTATGATAATCCTCTTGAAAAGAAT ATTGCACCTGAATCATACACACCTCCGTCTACGTCATTTGCTGGCCCCTCTAGAAGGAATCACTCCAAACCTCTTTTGCCTGCTGAAACTGCAAACACGAGTCATGGACATGGCAATAAAGTAGGTCCTTCGGGTAGCTGGATTCAATCACTGCAGCGCATGTCTTCAGCCAAGTGA
- the LOC126798129 gene encoding probable lactoylglutathione lyase, chloroplastic produces MVRIIPKAASSIRPSLSTFRFAGASRPSGLSLAAFAPPRRLSFFHLGSAVSQSQSFGFKASKMLRSDGKAMGVVACGNAAQASTTASPENVLEWVKEDKRRLLHVVYRVGDLDRTIKFYTECLGMKLLRKRDMPDERYTNAFLGYGPEDTHFVIELTYNYGVDKYDIGTAFGHFGIAVEDVAKTVELVKAKGGKVTREPGPVKGGNTVIAFVEDPDGYKFELLERGPTPEPLCQVMLRVGDLDRSIAFYEKAFGMELLRKRDNPEYKYTIAMLGYGPEDKNCVLELTYNYGVTEYYKGNAYAQIAVGTDDVYKTAEAIKLCGGKITREPGPLPGINTKITACLDPDGWKSVFVDNVDFLKELE; encoded by the exons ATGGTGAGGATAATCCCCAAGGCCGCGTCCTCCATCCGCCCCTCCCTCTCCACCTTCAGGTTCGCCGGAGCTTCCCGCCCCTCCGGCCTCTCCCTCGCCGCCTTCGCTCCGCCGCGCAGGCTCTCCTTCTTCCACCTCGGCAGCG CTGTGTCGCAGTCGCAGTCGTTTGGTTTTAAAGCCTCGAAGATGTTGAGGAGTGATGGTAAAGCCATGGGAGTGGTTGCTTGTGGGAATGCAGCACAAGCGAGTACAACTGCTTCGCCGGAGAATGTGCTAGAGTGGGTCAAGGAGGATAAACGAAGGCTTCTCCATGTCGTATACCGCGTCGGGGATTTGGACAGGACTATAAA ATTCTACACTGAGTGCTTGGGAATGAAATTGCTGCGGAAACGTGACATGCCGGATGAAAGATATACGAATGCTTTTCTTGGATATGGGCCAGAGGATACCCATTTCGTCATTGAACTCACTTACA ATTATGGGGTAGACAAGTATGATATTGGAACTGCATTTGGTCATTTTGGCATTGCTGTTGAGGAT GTTGCTAAGACTGTGGAACTTGTAAAAGCTAAGGGAGGAAAGGTAACCCGAGAACCTGGTCCAGTGAAAGGTGGAAACACAGTAATTGCTTTTGTTGAAGATCCCGATGGTTATAAATTTGAGCTATTGGAAAGAGGGCCTACACCTGAGCCCTTGTGTCAAGTTATGCTTCGTGTAGGTGATCTTGATCGTTCCATAGCTTTTTATGAGAAG GCTTTTGGCATGGAGCTTCTTCGCAAGAGAGATAATCCAGAGTACAAG TACACGATAGCAATGCTCGGTTATGGCCCTGAAGATAAAAATTGTGTTCTGGAGTTGACGTACAACTATGGGGTCACTGAATACTACAAAGGAAATGCTTATGCTCAG ATAGCGGTAGGGACAGATGATGTCTATAAAACTGCTGAAGCAATTAAACTCTGCGGAGGCAAGATTACTCGGGAACCTGGGCCATTACCTGGTATTAACACAAAGATCACGGCTTGCTTGGACCCTGATGGTTGGAAGTCG GTTTTCGTGGATAATGTTGATTTCCTAAAGGAATTGGAGTGA
- the LOC126805012 gene encoding protein phosphatase 2C and cyclic nucleotide-binding/kinase domain-containing protein, whose amino-acid sequence MGCVYSRVCIGEVSSSTGSGRREQPQNATEIPVFSPNSSNDGEENGDQFGTGNYSRDAEAGITRLSRVSAQFLPPNGSRTVKVPSGSYELRYSYLSQRGYYPDALDKANQDSFCIHTPFGTNPDDHFFGVFDGHGEFGAECSQFVKRKLCENLLRNAKFQVDAVEACHAAFMATNTQLHEENAVDDSMSGTTAITVLVRGRKMYIANSGDSRAVVAERRGEELVAVDLSIDQTPYRVDELERVKMCGARVMTLDQIEGLKNPDVQCWGTEEGDDGDPPRLWIPNGMYPGTAFTRSIGDSIAESIGVVANPEIVVLELTLDHPFFVLASDGVFEFISSQTVVDMVAKYKDPRDACAAIVAESYKLWLQYETRTDDITVIVVHVDGLTATAVGQSVHPGSVLQSPVPQVVEFTGSESPSTIGWNPRNPRIKHDLSKARLRVIENSLENGQVWVPPSPAHRKTWEEEAQIERALHDHFLFRKLTDSQCQVLLDCMQRVEVQPGDIVVRQGGEGDCFYVVGNGEFEVSATQEEKNGEVQRVLQRYTAEKLSSFGELALMYNKPLQASVRAVTTGTLWALRREDFRGILVSEFSNLSYLKLLRSVDILSRLTILQLSHIADSLSQVSFSDRQTIVNENEGLLALYIIQKGKVRITFDANLVSNPVVCNLMSDDKKQGHNPQSGKDIVVVKTEGSYFGEWTLLGEHIDSFNAIAVGDVVCAVLTKENFDSVIGPLTKLTQDDQKSRDQSSEILTESAKIIDISALTKVQLADMEWRRCLYSTDCSEIGLVRLRGPENMLSLKRFSRKKVKKLGKDAQVLKEKDLIKSMCPSACVPQVLSTCLDQTYAAILLNTCIACPLASILRTPLDEPSAQFCTASLITALEDLHRNDVLYRGLSPDALMLDHSGHLQLVDFRFGKKLCGQRTYTICGMADFLAPEVVQGIGHGFPADWWSLGVLIYFMLQGELPFGSWRESELDTFAKIAKGQVNLPQNFSPEVVDLITKLLEVDENARLGSQGSDAVKSHPWFDGIDWKGMRDGSFPVPLEIISRITQYLETHSDEYSVHQGTSSDDEDEVDIPEWFDDW is encoded by the exons ATGGGCTGCGTTTATTCCAGAGTGTGCATTGGGGAGGTGAGTAGTAGCACCGGCTCCGGAAGAAGAGAGCAGCCTCAGAACGCTACTGAGATCCCGGTTTTCTCGCCCAACTCGTCCAATGACGGCGAAGAAAACGGAGATCAGTTCGGTACCGGCAACTACAGCCGTGATGCCGAAGCCGGCATCACAAGGCTGTCGAGGGTTTCGGCTCAGTTTCTACCTCCCAACGGGTCCAGAACCGTTAAGGTTCCTTCAGGCAGTTACGAGTTGAGATACTCGTATCTTTCGCAGAGGGGTTATTACCCTGATGCCCTCGACAAGGCTAATCAGGACAGCTTTTGTATCCACACCCCGTTCGGGACCAACCCGGATGATCACTTCTTCGGCGTGTTTGACGGGCACGGGGAATTCGGAGCGGAATGTTCGCAGTTCGTGAAGAGGAAGCTGTGTGAGAATCTGCTCAGGAATGCCAAGTTCCAGGTGGATGCCGTGGAGGCTTGCCACGCGGCGTTTATGGCGACGAATACGCAGCTGCATGAGGAGAATGCTGTGGACGACAGTATGAGTGGGACGACGGCGATTACTGTGCTGGTTAGGGGGAGGAAGATGTACATTGCCAATTCCGGGGACTCGAGGGCGGTGGTGGCTGAGAGGAGAGGGGAGGAGCTCGTGGCGGTGGATCTTTCGATTGATCAGACGCCGTATAGGGTGGATGAGCTGGAGCGGGTCAAGATGTGTGGAGCTAGGGTTATGACATTGGATCAGATTGAGGGGCTGAAGAATCCGGATGTGCAGTGCTGGGGGACTGAGGAAGGGGATGATGGTGATCCCCCGAGGCTGTGGATACCGAATGGGATGTATCCCGGGACTGCATTTACGAGGAGTATTGGCGATTCGATTGCTGAGTCGATTGGAGTTGTTGCCAATCCTGAGATTGTTGTTTTGGAGCTCACACTGGATCATCCATTTTTCGTGCTTGCGAGTGATGGGGTGTTTGAGTTTATTTCTAGCCAAACCGTGGTTGATATG GTTGCTAAATATAAAGATCCACGTGATGCTTGTGCGGCAATTGTTGCAGAATCTTATAAACTTTGGCTGCAGTATGAAACCCGCACAGATGATATTACAGTGATCGTGGTGCATGTGGATGGGCTAACTGCT ACTGCTGTTGGTCAATCAGTTCATCCTGGTTCTGTTTTACAGTCACCTGTTCCTCAAGTTGTAGAGTTCACAGGATCAGAATCTCCATCAACCATTGGCTGGAACCCTCGGAACCCTCGGATAAAACATGATTTGTCAAAGGCACGTCTCCGCGTGATTGAAAATTCTCTGGAAAATGGGCAAGTTTGGGTTCCTCCATCTCCAGCCCATAGAAAAACCTGGGAGGAAGAA GCACAAATTGAGCGAGCTTTACACGATCATTTCCTCTTCAGGAAACTTACAGACTCTCAGTGTCAAGTATTATTGGATTGCATGCAAAGGGTTGAGGTCCAGCCTGGGGACATTGTTGTTAGACAG GGTGGTGAAGGTGACTGCTTTTATGTTGTTGGCAATGGAGAATTTGAGGTGTCGGCCACCCAG GAAGAAAAGAATGGAGAGGTCCAGAGAGTTCTGCAACGATATACAGCCGAAAAACTGTCATCCTTTGGAGAACTTGCACTAAT GTATAACAAACCACTCCAGGCATCCGTTCGTGCCGTGACCACTGGAACTCTCTGGGCATTGAGAAGAGAAGACTTCCGTGGAATTCTAGTGTCAGAGTTTTCTAATTTGTCATATTTGAAGTTGCTTCGATCAGTGGATATTTTATCCAGGTTGACAATATTACAGCTCAGCCATATTGCTGATTCTCTCTCTCAGGTCTCATTCTCAGATAGGCAAACAATTGTCAATGAG AATGAAGGCCTTTTGGCATTGTACATTATCCAGAAGGGAAAAGTGAGGATCACATTTGATGCAAATTTAGTTAGTAATCCAGTTGTCTGCAATCTCATGTCTGACGATAAAAAACAAGGTCATAATCCTCAGAGTGGTAAAGACATCGTAGTGGTGAAGACAGAGGGAAGCTATTTTGGCGAGTGGACACTTCTCGGTGAACATATTGATTCGTTTAATGCAATTGCTGTGGGGGATGTTGTTTGTGCTGTTTTGACAaaggaaaattttgattcagtCATTGGCCCTTTGACAAAGCTTACTCAGGATGATCAGAA ATCAAGAGATCAATCTTCTGAAATTTTAACGGAATCTGCTAAAATTATTGATATCTCTGCGCTTACAAAAGTTCAGCTTGCTGATATG GAGTGGAGGAGGTGTCTGTATTCCACTGACTGCAGTGAGATTGGGCTTGTTCGTTTAAGAGGTCCAG AAAATATGCTTAGTTTGAAAAGGTTTTCAAGGAAGAAGGTCAAAAAGCTTGGAAAAGACGCACAGGTATTAAAAGAGAAGGATCTAATCAAGAGCATGTGCCCTTCAGCTTGTGTGCCACAGGTCCTGTCCACCTGTCTTGATCAGACATATGCTGCAATCCTGCTCAATACATGCATTGCTTGTCCATTGGCCTCGATACTTCGCACACCCCTAGATGAACCATCTGCTCAATTTTGTACAGCCTCTTTGATTACTGCTTTGGAGGATCTCCACAGG AATGACGTTCTCTACAGAGGCTTGTCTCCTGATGCTTTAATGTTGGACCACTCAGGACATTTACAG CTTGTAGATTTCAGATTCGGGAAAAAGTTATGTGGCCAAAGAACATATACAATTTGTGGAATGGCAGATTTTTTAGCTCCAGAGGTAGTTCAGGGAATAGGCCATGGTTTCCCAGCTGACTG GTGGTCATTGGGAGTCTTGATATATTTCATGCTACAAGGTGAATTGCCTTTTGGGTCATGGAGAGAAAGTGAGCTTGATACTTTTGCAAAGATTGCGAAGGGACAGGTTAATCTTCCTCAAAATTTTAGCCCTGAAGTTGTTGATCTCATCACCAAG TTACTTGAGGTTGATGAAAACGCCAGACTAGGAAGCCAAGGTTCTGATGCTGTTAAAAGTCATCCCTGGTTTGATGGTATTGATTGGAAAGGGATGAGGGACGGTAGTTTTCCTGTTCCTCTGGAGATCATCTCTCGCATAACTCAATACTTGGAAACTCATTCAGATGAGTATAGTGTTCATCAAGGTACCTCGtcggatgatgaagatgaagttgACATTCCAGAATGGTTTGATGACTGGTAG
- the LOC126798658 gene encoding casein kinase 1-like protein 3 isoform X1: protein MERIVGGKYKLGRKIGSGSFGEIFLATHVDTFEIVAVKIENSKTKHPQLLYEAKLYHTLQGGSGIPSIKWSGIDGEDNVLVLDLLGPSLEDLFVYCGRKFSLKSVLLLADQMITRIEFVHSKGFLHRDIKPDNFLMGLGRKANQVYIIDFGLAKRYRDSTTNRHIPYRENKNLTGTARYASCNTHLGIEQSRRDDLESLGYVLLYFLRGSLPWQGLKAATKKQKYDKICEKKLSTPIEVLCKSHPVEFASYFHYCHSLTFDQRPDYGFLKRLFRDLFTREGYEFDYIFDWTIIKYQQSQKNRPQSQVPISIILPIPGGSNIRAMPMNVDTHQGGASAAYPSEVTDRINSRISTGPGVRMQFKPPTSRNLNYDNPLEKNIAPESYTPPSTSFAGPSRRNHSKPLLPAETANTSHGHGNKVGPSGSWIQSLQRMSSAK from the exons ATGGAGCGGATCGTCGGCGGCAAGTACAAGCTTGGCCGCAAGATCGGCAGCGGATCATTCGGTGAAATCTTCCTAG CTACTCATGTCGATACCTTCGAGATCGTCGCCGTTAAGATC GAGAACAGTAAGACGAAGCATCCGCAATTGCTTTACGAGGCCAAACTATACCACACGCTTCAAGGAGGAA GTGGAATTCCGAGCATCAAGTGGTCGGGAATAGACGGCGAGGACAATGTGCTGGTTCTAGATTTGCTGGGACCGAGTCTTGAGGATTTGTTTGTGTATTGCGGGCGAAAGTTTTCACTCAAGAGTGTGTTGCTGTTAGCTGATCAAATG ATTACAAGGATAGAGTTTGTGCACTCAAAAGGTTTTCTGCATAGAGATATAAAGCCTGATAACTTTCTTATGGGTCTTGGTCGAAAAGCAAATCAG GTTTACATAATTGATTTTGGGCTTGCAAAAAGATATCGGGACTCCACCACCAATCGTCACATCCCTTATAG AGAGAATAAAAACCTTACAGGAACTGCGCGTTATGCCAGCTGCAACACTCATCTTGGAATTG AGCAAAGCCGGAGGGATGACTTGGAGTCTCTTGGATATGTTCTCCTGTATTTTCTGAGAGGAAG CCTTCCATGGCAGGGTTTAAAAGCTGCCACTAAAAAGCAAAAGTATGACAAAATTTGTGAAAAGAAGTTATCAACCCCTATTGAG GTTTTATGCAAGTCTCATCCAGTGGAGTTTGCATCATACTTCCATTACTGTCACTCGCTGACATTTGATCAGCGACCTGATTATGGATTCTTGAAACGTCTGTTCCGAGACTTGTTTACTCGTGAAG GATATGAATTTGATTACATATTTGATTGGACAATCATAAAGTaccaacaatcacaaaagaataGACCTCAATCTCAGGTACCGATAAGCATCATTCTTCCCA TTCCTGGGGGAAGCAACATTCGTGCAATGCCAATGAATGTAGATACTCACCAAG GAGGTGCTAGTGCTGCTTATCCATCTGAGGTGACAGATCGTATTAACTCAAGAATTTCCACTGGTCCTGGAGTCCGGATGCAATTTAAGCCACCAACGAGCAGGAACTTAAATTATGATAATCCTCTTGAAAAGAAT ATTGCACCTGAATCATACACACCTCCGTCTACGTCATTTGCTGGCCCCTCTAGAAGGAATCACTCCAAACCTCTTTTGCCTGCTGAAACTGCAAACACGAGTCATGGACATGGCAATAAAGTAGGTCCTTCGGGTAGCTGGATTCAATCACTGCAGCGCATGTCTTCAGCCAAGTGA
- the LOC126798658 gene encoding casein kinase 1-like protein 3 isoform X3, producing MERIVGGKYKLGRKIGSGSFGEIFLATHVDTFEIVAVKIENSKTKHPQLLYEAKLYHTLQGGSGIPSIKWSGIDGEDNVLVLDLLGPSLEDLFVYCGRKFSLKSVLLLADQMITRIEFVHSKGFLHRDIKPDNFLMGLGRKANQVYIIDFGLAKRYRDSTTNRHIPYRENKNLTGTARYASCNTHLGIEQSRRDDLESLGYVLLYFLRGSLPWQGLKAATKKQKYDKICEKKLSTPIEVLCKSHPVEFASYFHYCHSLTFDQRPDYGFLKRLFRDLFTREGYEFDYIFDWTIIKYQQSQKNRPQSQFLGEATFVQCQ from the exons ATGGAGCGGATCGTCGGCGGCAAGTACAAGCTTGGCCGCAAGATCGGCAGCGGATCATTCGGTGAAATCTTCCTAG CTACTCATGTCGATACCTTCGAGATCGTCGCCGTTAAGATC GAGAACAGTAAGACGAAGCATCCGCAATTGCTTTACGAGGCCAAACTATACCACACGCTTCAAGGAGGAA GTGGAATTCCGAGCATCAAGTGGTCGGGAATAGACGGCGAGGACAATGTGCTGGTTCTAGATTTGCTGGGACCGAGTCTTGAGGATTTGTTTGTGTATTGCGGGCGAAAGTTTTCACTCAAGAGTGTGTTGCTGTTAGCTGATCAAATG ATTACAAGGATAGAGTTTGTGCACTCAAAAGGTTTTCTGCATAGAGATATAAAGCCTGATAACTTTCTTATGGGTCTTGGTCGAAAAGCAAATCAG GTTTACATAATTGATTTTGGGCTTGCAAAAAGATATCGGGACTCCACCACCAATCGTCACATCCCTTATAG AGAGAATAAAAACCTTACAGGAACTGCGCGTTATGCCAGCTGCAACACTCATCTTGGAATTG AGCAAAGCCGGAGGGATGACTTGGAGTCTCTTGGATATGTTCTCCTGTATTTTCTGAGAGGAAG CCTTCCATGGCAGGGTTTAAAAGCTGCCACTAAAAAGCAAAAGTATGACAAAATTTGTGAAAAGAAGTTATCAACCCCTATTGAG GTTTTATGCAAGTCTCATCCAGTGGAGTTTGCATCATACTTCCATTACTGTCACTCGCTGACATTTGATCAGCGACCTGATTATGGATTCTTGAAACGTCTGTTCCGAGACTTGTTTACTCGTGAAG GATATGAATTTGATTACATATTTGATTGGACAATCATAAAGTaccaacaatcacaaaagaataGACCTCAATCTCAG TTCCTGGGGGAAGCAACATTCGTGCAATGCCAATGA
- the LOC126791515 gene encoding probable RNA methyltransferase At5g51130 — MSTTEKQNQNKEKKKKKKKKKTEQPDHHPEEEQQKNKKRKQVFPYGNYRAYYGYRIGQDTEEDPRLKVFKKEWFQGKDCLDIGCNAGIMTIQIAKNFCCRSILGVDIDPDRVQDAYWHLQKLMIMKKAKKTRGDSSKLEVGESANGSDCSIEGSASEVTKDGSPRNCPSEEINLSDIVSFRKEDFVNSRDSPNKQYDTILCLSVTKWIHLNWGDSGLLTLFTKIWKLLRPGGILVLEPQPWKSYDKNRRVSETTKTNYHNLIFYPEMFQDILLDKIGFRTVEDITSSVTGSKSGFDRPILVFHK; from the exons ATGAGCACCACAGAGAAACAGAATCAGaataaagagaagaagaagaagaagaagaagaagaagaccgaACAACCTGATCACCATCCAGAGGAGGAAcagcaaaaaaacaaaaaacgcAAGCAGGTCTTCCCTTACGGCAACTACAGAGCCTACTACGGCTATCGC ATTGGTCAAGATACGGAGGAGGATCCTAGATTGAAGGTTTTCAAGAAGGAATGGTTTCAAGGCAAGGACTGTCTCGACATTGGCTGCAATGCTGGGATTATGACTATTCAAATCG CCAAAAACTTTTGCTGCCGGAGCATTCTCGGAGTTGACATTGACCCTG ACCGAGTTCAGGATGCATACTGGCACCTCCAAAAACTTATGATAATGAAGAAAGCTAAAAAGACACGGGGAGATTCTTCCAAGTTGGAGGTTGGTGAGAGTGCAAATGGGTCAGATTGCAGCATTGAAGGTTCAGCAAGTGAAGTAACAAAGGATGGTAGCCCAAGGAACTGCCCTTCAGAAGAGATAAATCTATCTGACATAGTCTCTTTCCGAAAAGAAGATTTTGTTAACAGTCGAGATTCACCAAATAAGCAGTATGACACCATTCTGTG TTTGAGCGTGACAAAATGGATTCATCTGAATTGGGGTGATAGTGGTTTGCTTACACTATTTACAAAGATATGGAAACTACTTCGTCCG GGTGGCATTCTTGTGTTGGAACCTCAACCCTGGAAGTCTTATGATAAGAATCGTAGAGTTTCGGAG ACAACAAAAACCAATTATCATAATCTTATATTCTATCCTGAGATGTTTCAGGATATACTCCTGGATAAG ATTGGATTCAGAACAGTGGAAGACATCACTTCTAGTGTGACGGGCAGCAAATCTGGATTCGACAGACCAATTCTAGTGTTCCATAAATGA